Below is a window of Humulus lupulus chromosome 2, drHumLupu1.1, whole genome shotgun sequence DNA.
GGTCACTGGTCGGGACCTGACAATAGTGAGGATTGAGAAAGAAATGTGGTAGTTTCCACTTTTAGAAGCAAATATTGCTCAAACCATAGTTTACTACGATCAATTTTTGGGAAAATAGAGTAAAACTTATTAATTTatgattaaaaaattattttacaaatttaaattgataaaataaaaataacccaTTAAAAGAATTGGAAAATAGtaagaaatattttttaaaaagctCACTCCTTAATATTTAATTTCCAAATTATTGGAATTGGGTAAATAGGACATGAAGTTCATATGAATCAACAAAAtagaaaacgacatgtcgtttatgTGAGGGCATCGAGAAGGTACGGGACTCCACTGGACTTCCCTTCTAAACTCCTCAAagattcaatttttatttttggcTCAAAGAGAAAGATACAAGGTGCAAAGTAATAACACTCCTCTAGGTATTATCATCATCTGGAACTGAAATTCGATCCAACTAATCATCTGAAACGTCGATTCTTTGTTCAATTATGGCTACTGCTTCAGGTACgtacattttctttttctttttttttttccaattttttttagtgTTTGTCTCGGAAGAAAAAAACATTCTGGGCAGCATTCTTTAGTGACTTGCAATGTCGGAACTCAATAAAATTTTCACAAGTATAATTTTAGTTTATGGGATAACTGTTTGGGTTTTGATTGATTTGTAGTTCTGTACTGACAGTTTTGTTTTTGGCGCCAATCTTTAGGCTTATTATTCGTATGGGGAAAACACAGACTtgtttagtagttttttttttttttaatgtggaAACTCGATAAAAGATTCACAAATGAAGTTCTTTTTTGAGGAAATTGAAAAAAAgatttgatttttgaattgtAAAGTTAAGTTTGGGGAAGCAGAATCATTCCGGGCAGCATTCTTGATAAATTTATTATACTGAGTTTTGAATGATTTATAGTATTATGTGTTTTAATTTCTGATTGTTATAGTCTTACTGTATTGGGTTTTTCAGTGGCATTCAAATCAAGGGAGGATCATAGGAAGCAGCTCGAATTGGAGGAGGCTCGTAAAGCTGGGCTTGCACCAGCAGAGGTTGATGAAGATGGGAAAGAGATCAATCCTCATATTCCTCAGTATATGTCATCTGCACCTTGGTATCTTAATGCAGAGAGACCGGTGAGCTTTACATTTCTGAGATTGCTAAGTTATTTTTGTCAGAATCTAATGTGAAAACTGGATATTTATGCAGCATTGCTCCTTTGTTTCTTTCTGTTTAGAGTTTGAAACATCAGAGGAAATGGAAATCGGATAAGAATCATACTAAGTCTTGGTATGATAGAGGTGCCAAAATATTCCAAGCTGAGAAATACAGAAAAGGAGCTTGCGAGAAGTAAGTTGAACTGTTGTTCCTAATGTATCTTTTATTGCCTTTTTTTAGCATCATCaataaatttgttttttatttttattagtaaACATTACATGAACCTTTAGTAGCTTTGTCTTTCTCCTCGTTTCAAAAGAATAAGACTGATCTTAAGGTCTTAACACTTTGCCTGGACTAGTTATGGTTTTATGTGGGTTTTAGTTGTAATCTTTTAAGTGTAACTAAAATTGATTCTAGTACTTCATCGTTTTAGTATGTATGGGAACTCAAATGAACTAGTTTCTACTTGTGTTATTTACATCTTCTTTCCATTAGAAACATAAACAAATATAACTTGAATTTTGCGAACAcaaaatttgtattattttttttttcttcccatTCCAATGCATTGATTAAGTTGGGCTTGGAAATTTGGTAAACTTGAATGACACTtccactttttttttattattacttgAAGAGCAAGTCTTGTGAGGTTCCTTATTTATTTGCTTCCAACAGCTGTGGAGCCATGACCCATGAAGTGAAATTCTGCATGGAAAGGCCGCGAAGAAAAGGAGCAAAATGGACTAACATGCACATGGCGCCCGATGAGAAGATTGAGACGTTTGAGTTGGATTATGATGGGAAACGTGATAGATGGAATGGTTATGATGCATCAGCCTATGCTCGTGTTATCGAGAGATATGAGGCAAGGGATGAAGCCCGAAGGAAATATTTGAAAGAACAACAACTGAAAAAGTTGGAGGAGAAAAATAATAAGCCGGATGGAGAGGGTGCAAGCAGTGctgatgaagatgaagatgaagatgaagatgcTCTGAAAGTTGATGAGGCGAAAGTTGATGAGTCCAAACAAATGGAGTTTGCTAAAGTGGAGAAGCGTGTTCGCACAACTAATGGTGGTAGCACTGGAACAGTTAGGTATGTTTTTCACATTCTCACTATTTGTGGATGAAGCTTATTTACTTTGCTACTATACCCTTTTCCTGAAAGCTAATGTAAGCTTTTTCTATTCCAGAAATTTGCGTATTCGCGAGGATACAGCTAAATATCTTTTAAATCTCGATGTAAATTCTGCTTATTATGATCCTAAAACGCGATCTATGAGAGAGGATCCTCTTCCTGATGCTGACCCAAATGAGAAGTTTTATGGAGTGAGTATTCTTGAATTTTTAAACAATATGAAACTTTTTTTACtctatatgttgtaaatgttatTCATGATTTTGATGTGTTATTGTGCTATTGACACAGGGAGATAACCGTTATAGAATAAGTGGGCAAGCATTGGAGTTCAAGAAACTTAATATACATGCTTGGGAAGCATTTGAAAAGGGCCAGGATATCCACATGCAAGCTGCTCCATCTCAAGCTGAACTTCTGTATAAGAACTATAAGGCCATTAAGGAGAAGTTGAAGTCACAAATGAAAAATACCATAATGGAGAAGTATGGTAATGCTGCAAGTGAAGAAGAACTTCCGAGGGAGCTTCTTTTGGGACAAAGTGAGAAAGAAGTAGAATATGATCGTACGGGCAGAATCGTAAAAGGCATGGTATGTCTGCACTCACTCAAAAGAATCTGCTTGGTTTGGACATTTTGCCTCTGAACAATTATTGGTTCTTtgctaaaacaaaaaaataagacATTATAATTATGTCCTTAACAATGCTGCATTGTGAGACTTGTGTGATAATTCAATTGTCTTTAAATTCATACCTGGATGTTTTTGGCTTGTGACATAAATTTTAAATTAGGATTTGGTCAAATGGCTTTATTTAAAGGCAGATATTTGTGTATCTAAGATGTGGTTCTTTCCTGTAGATGGTGAACAAGGTGGAGGAAATGAATTATTGCGTGGAGAAGATTGTGCTTGAGCTCTTGATGCTGTTCTTTGTACCTTTAACCATTTAAATATGTATGTGTAATACATATAGAGTACACTGTTTTAGTGTTTCAGTTATATAGATTTGAGTACCTTTGCTGAAAAGTAAAAGTCCAACTCAGGCAATTTACTTCATGAGTAAATGATTTTCTGTCAAAGGTGCTCTTTTGCTATTGTTTAGATATTTGTCACATGATTGTTTTGAAAGCAATGTTACTCTATTTGCAAATTGCTtacattttttcatttttcaaatgtttCATGAAATGGGATACCGAGTTTTACCTAATGCTGTTTTTCTTCTCTTGCATTATCTTTTGGCTTTTGAAGGAGATATCTGTTCCCAAAAGCAAATACGAAGAAGATGTTTATATCAATAACCACACTAGTGTTTGGGGTTCTTGGTGGAAAGATCACCAATGGGGTTATAAGTGCTGTAAGCAAACAATAAAGAACAGCTACTGCACTGGCTCAGCTGGAATTGAGGCTGCTGAAGCAGCAGCAGACTCGATGAAAGCCAACGTTGATCGTAAAGCGGCTTCTGAAGGTAAGCAATTTTGTTATCCAAACTTCTAATGTTAGTACATAATacattttaatatgttttgatcCAGCTGCTTGCTTTTCTTTTCCATCCTGATTCGATTTCTGGATATGATGCAGAGACACCTGCACCAAGAGAAGAGAAAAATCTTGCCACTTGGGGAACTGATGTACCTAATGACTTGGTCCTAGACCAGGAAAAACTTGCAGAAGCTCTTAAGAAGGTGAAAAGCTGAACTTAACCCATCTCCTCTTATTGATTCTCATGTCAAACAAGCTTTAGATATTTCATTTATTTGTTATTAATAGTACTCCCATTTTCTGACTCTCCTCACCTAGGAATACTTGATTTTTCTCTTTTGTATTCTTACATGTTTAACATGTGCTATGTTGACCAGGAGGATGAacgaaagaaggaagagaaagatGAAAGAAAACGCAAGTATAATGTTAGCTGGAACGACGAGGTATTAAATTTGGATAACGTTGTCTAttatacttgatcaatatttaatGTTAGTCCTGAACAATTTGTCTTTTCAGGTTACCGGAGAGGAAATGGAGGCATATCGAATGAAGAAGATTCACCATGACGACCCCATTAAGAATTTTCTGTACTGATATATGTTGGCAGCCAATATTGTCTGATGTAGTGTAGTGTAAACCACAATCTTGAAAGTTGAAAGTTGAAATCCTTAACAGAAAAGCAACTCATTCTTATCATGGCTTTTCATACCTTATTGGCATGAATATTCATCAATGCTAATATGCATTGTTACTGTAAATTTGTGTTACTGTATCTAATTTAGTAGTTTTTTGGGGTTGAAAAAAAGAAGAGCAGAGAATGAATATAGAAAATAAACCATGCTAGAGATCTATGGAAGTAAAAATTGAATGGAAAACCAATCTtatttttgaatttcaaactatTCCATTTTTGTAGAGAAATagtataaacaaataaaattgatcGTTCCCTGTTAAATAAACCAGAGAACaccaaaaaaaatcaaatacttACACACAATTACAAATTCTCAAAATGAACAAAAGTCACCACACTATACAATTCCAACATTTCTAATCAAACTTAAGCCAAACAAACAGACCAAAAACCGAAATGAAAACCAATATGATAACAAAGATCCAAACCCTTTATAGGCCTTGGAACTTTCAAGCTCTCCTAGAATAAACCAATGTCATATCATGTAGTTTATATTGTATATCTATATAAACAAAAaaagtatgtatatatatgagATAATTTTAGGTAACTTAGCTAGGCACTACGTTTCAACATCTCATGAAACTCAAGAATAGACTTCTCCTTCTGAAGCTTCATATCTTCCCTGAAATTACTAATGAACTCCTCAGCCCTCTCATCCACTCCCCGGAGCTGCGGCGACGAAGCCACCACCGCCATCCACGCCTCTTCCACGCTATATATACTCTTATTACTACCAACTCTCTTCATGTCCTTATCTCCACGACCATCTTCAACCACTACTGATCGTTTACCCTTATCATTATTCCTATTACTACTACTGGCTTCGTGACCATACATAATGTTATTTCCAGTGTTTCTACGAACAATATTAGTACTCTTGTTCTCTAAACTTTTATCACCACCACCGGCTGTGGCGGAGACAAGGCCACGTGGCTGCTCACCTGTGGAGTAAGGGAAGAGCTCGTCGATGTGTATGGCCGGGAAGTTCTTGTAGACTGGTTGGTGAGAGTAGTTGTAGCTGTAGTTGTGGTTGCTTGTGGTGGTCTGGCGGCGGCGGAAGGTGGCTGAGGAGGGGTTGGAGATGGACCGGAGTTTGGTGGGGAGAAAGGAGCTGAGGGTGTAGAGGAGGCGACGACTTGTCGTTTTGATGGCAGTTGGGATGTTTGAGTGTTTGATGAGGTTGATGATGTCAAGGATCTTCGGTTGTAGTCTTGTTGTGATGGTTTTCCATGCTCTCTTTGCCGGAGAAAGCTTTCTCCTTATGTTCCAACGagacatgatgatgatgatattgTTTGGTTGGAGAGAAAAAGTAAGAAAAGTTTTTCATGATATGGAAGTTGATTTTTGAAGATTTGTTGTGATTTATATATGATATGAATGTTTTTGTTTGAATGTTTGGTTTCTTGCCACTTGGGGTTTTGTATAGGAAAAAGTAGAAtgaaaatgaaatgaaatgaaatAATGAGTTGGTTTTTGTGGTCAATGCAGTTGTATTGTATAGTGTAATCACTACTTTCGGCAGCATTATATTTGGAGGCCCCTCTCTTTGCTGGAGCCAGCAAAACTTGGCTCCTAAGTTTGAGATTATTGAAgaaagtaaaataataataataaaaaaaaatctttttataCTTTTAAGTTTTTGAAAATGAATTAATCAAAGAAAACTCAACTCAATTGGGTGGTGGTTTGGTTTGGGGTGGGGTATGATTGATTCCTTTGTTGTAGTAATGAATGTCCTTTTCTTGTACAATAACATGTTATATGTGTATTAGACGAGTAATATATGAACACTAAAATTATGCATCAAAACATTACAATAACTGACGTGACAATTTCATTTAACCAATCAAATTTATATCAGGCGGGATCTactgttttaaaaaaatagtgtCACATCAGTTGGTGTAATATTTTGGTGCACGTATCGTTATtctaattacatatatatatatagatcgaGATTAGCTAGTGTAGTTAGTTTGCCTTTGAAAAAACTATATTAATCTTTATAGCAAAAACAAAAAAAGGAAGGTACACTTTTCTTTAATTAGGGTTGATGGTTGagcaattcaaataattaatatacttttatttttaatttttgggtTATATGTATGGATGTGATAAAGTTGGCAAAGGAGTTGGCTTTCCAAGTTGTAAAGATGGTTAATTAAAAAGTATAACTTTGTACACTTTTATATAATCCTTGGTTTGGTTTGGTTGGGTTTCGAGTTAACTTCTGTTGCCTTAACTTGAATTCCTTAATTTTCAAGTCATTCTAAATTTAAACACCACTCTTTCaagtatacatatattttttggaTTTGGATTAATTCATATAACAGAATGTAAGTATACTagaagaaaggaaagaaagaaagaaagaaagagagaatcAAATTAAGAAGACATTATCATCATCAGTGGTTTGGTTACTTATTATCTTATAATTAACTTATAATAATATAACTAATTAGCTGTGTTTATTCATCATGATTTCcgattatttattcatttaattacaTTAATGAATGGAAAGTTTAAGCACATACATAATATACATATagtattacatatatatatatatatatggaggaAGCCACTACACTTTTTTTACAATACTGGTGCATCTTATTCTATTTTCGCCATCTAGATAGATATAATCTCAAATTGTTTTATATGACGATGTACAttgtagctatctagaacatcttacaaatttttaagatattttgaaTAAGTTATGGTACCGAAGCAAGATTTAAACTGTCTTTTGCATGCGTGCCTGTATTTTTGTGTACACGTATagaatttgacagtttgaaccattttttcgccttcgtaatctattcataatttcttgaaaatttgcggGATgctataaataattacaatatattgtcgtataatttttttttgagattatatctatttaagtgctgaaaatagaaaaatgaatatatatatatatatattgttatcccTATTTTCCACCCTTGACGCGTGGCATGATCAAATGGATCCGTGGGCCCTGAGAAGAGGTCTGGGCTCATCCTGAGTCCAATAAATGGGGAAGGAGGAAACTTTGATAGCCCTAACACTATTGAGCACAACAACATTCAATGGGCGTGAGCATAATGAAGGAACCGGGACTGAGATGCAGGTCCAACTCATCTCCCCGGCCACGACCAACCCACATCATCCGGGATGCCAATTAAGGTGGCAGACTAACTGTTCACTGGAGACGAATCTTATCAAGAATCCAGGGGAGATCTTCAGTGTTACGGTGTCCACCTTGGCAAATTAACCCGGGTCCTAGTGAACGAACCAGGACTCCGGTAAATGAATCAGGACACTAGTAAACGAACTCGGACCATACATCCAGATAGGGCAAGCCTAGTTTTCCCCGATGCTGACCTGACCCCACGAAATCtggcagttggtctcctcaaataacctgcagaagagggtaTGTACGGAACAGACACTGTTCTTAGGAAACAGTACTACCACTACTTTGACAGATTATGTCCCCAGGTCctcttataagcccaccagtctgtGCTAACGTACGatgggcagctgtaaggcttggccatgcctaagccagcccaatgggcccagattaacaacATCTAATTATGTATTACtatctttgtattatggctccattagcgagcaaactgtAATTACACTTCTACTGGGCCCGGATTAGTTCGACCCAAGGTG
It encodes the following:
- the LOC133819958 gene encoding pre-mRNA-splicing factor SLU7-A-like isoform X1, with protein sequence MATASVAFKSREDHRKQLELEEARKAGLAPAEVDEDGKEINPHIPQYMSSAPWYLNAERPSLKHQRKWKSDKNHTKSWYDRGAKIFQAEKYRKGACENCGAMTHEVKFCMERPRRKGAKWTNMHMAPDEKIETFELDYDGKRDRWNGYDASAYARVIERYEARDEARRKYLKEQQLKKLEEKNNKPDGEGASSADEDEDEDEDALKVDEAKVDESKQMEFAKVEKRVRTTNGGSTGTVRNLRIREDTAKYLLNLDVNSAYYDPKTRSMREDPLPDADPNEKFYGGDNRYRISGQALEFKKLNIHAWEAFEKGQDIHMQAAPSQAELLYKNYKAIKEKLKSQMKNTIMEKYGNAASEEELPRELLLGQSEKEVEYDRTGRIVKGMMVNKVEEMNYCVEKIVLELLMLFFVPLTI
- the LOC133819958 gene encoding pre-mRNA-splicing factor SLU7-like isoform X2; translated protein: MATASVAFKSREDHRKQLELEEARKAGLAPAEVDEDGKEINPHIPQYMSSAPWYLNAERPSLKHQRKWKSDKNHTKSWYDRGAKIFQAEKYRKGACENCGAMTHEVKFCMERPRRKGAKWTNMHMAPDEKIETFELDYDGKRDRWNGYDASAYARVIERYEARDEARRKYLKEQQLKKLEEKNNKPDGEGASSADEDEDEDEDALKVDEAKVDESKQMEFAKVEKRVRTTNGGSTGTVRNLRIREDTAKYLLNLDVNSAYYDPKTRSMREDPLPDADPNEKFYGGDNRYRISGQALEFKKLNIHAWEAFEKGQDIHMQAAPSQAELLYKNYKAIKEKLKSQMKNTIMEKYGNAASEEELPRELLLGQSEKEVEYDRTGRIVKGMEISVPKSKYEEDVYINNHTSVWGSWWKDHQWGYKCCKQTIKNSYCTGSAGIEAAEAAADSMKANVDRKAASEETPAPREEKNLATWGTDVPNDLVLDQEKLAEALKKEDERKKEEKDERKRKYNVSWNDEVTGEEMEAYRMKKIHHDDPIKNFLY
- the LOC133819960 gene encoding uncharacterized protein LOC133819960 — translated: MSRWNIRRKLSPAKRAWKTITTRLQPKILDIINLIKHSNIPTAIKTTSRRLLYTLSSFLPTKLRSISNPSSATFRRRQTTTSNHNYSYNYSHQPVYKNFPAIHIDELFPYSTGEQPRGLVSATAGGGDKSLENKSTNIVRRNTGNNIMYGHEASSSNRNNDKGKRSVVVEDGRGDKDMKRVGSNKSIYSVEEAWMAVVASSPQLRGVDERAEEFISNFREDMKLQKEKSILEFHEMLKRSA